CGCCCGTGCGGTTGGTCCAGTGACCGGTGATCAACGCCGCCCGCGTCGGCGAACACGTCGGCGCCACGTGGTAATCGGTGAGCCGCACGCTCTGCGCATGCAGCTTGTCCAAATGCGGCGTCTTCAAAACCGGATTCCCGTGGCACGACAAATCGCCATAGCCCTGATCATCGGTAATCACCAACACCACGTTGGGCCGTTTGGCGGCCTGGAGATTGAGTGCGCACAGGAATACAATGAGGAGTGAAAAAAACTTTTTCATGTGAGAACGGCCACTCAACCGTGTTTCAGCGCAGTCGTCAAGGATGCGCGCCATTTGGAGTGCGCCGGCTGAGCGTAGCGGCGACGGCGCTTTCGAACCTGCGAGTGCCCCCCAAAAGCGGTGTCGCGCTACGCTTGCCACCGCACTCCAAATGGCCTCACTTCTTCTTCGGCTTTTTTCGGTCCGGACGCCCGCAGCGCCAACCCTAACCGGTTCAGCCAGCAAACGGATTGACCACTTTCACGCCGGCCCGCTTGAAATCATCCACATTGCGCGTGGCCACACTGAGCCCATGCGCCTGCGCGGTGGCGGCGATGAGGCTGTCCTTGATCGGCATCGCCGTACCGCGGCGTTTCAAGCGCGCCAGCATCCGTGCCCATTCGCCCGCCACCGCAGCATCAAACTCCAGTACGCGCAACCGCGCCTTCAAGGTGCCGAACCATTCCGCCAAGCGCTTTCGCCGCCGGCTGGCGGGCAGGGTCAGAATACCGTATTCCAACTCGCCCAACACCACCGGGCTCACCGCCAAATCCCGTTCGTGTTCCCGCAGCCATTCAATGACGCCCGCATCCGGCGCGGGCTTGGTCGGCTCGCTCAGCACATTGGCATCGATCAAAAACTTCACAGCGTGTCGGTCGATTCCGAAGGCAATGGCTCAAACCAGTCCTTCTCCGGACACGCCAGCAGCCAATCCACCAAGCCATCGTTGACCGGCGCGGCCTTGCGTTTCAGAAGGTATTCCCCCTCCTCCACGCGTTCGACATCAAAGCGCTG
This portion of the Limisphaerales bacterium genome encodes:
- a CDS encoding AbrB/MazE/SpoVT family DNA-binding domain-containing protein, which translates into the protein METTISSKGQVVLPSEIRKRDKLQAGQRFDVERVEEGEYLLKRKAAPVNDGLVDWLLACPEKDWFEPLPSESTDTL
- a CDS encoding type II toxin-antitoxin system VapC family toxin is translated as MKFLIDANVLSEPTKPAPDAGVIEWLREHERDLAVSPVVLGELEYGILTLPASRRRKRLAEWFGTLKARLRVLEFDAAVAGEWARMLARLKRRGTAMPIKDSLIAATAQAHGLSVATRNVDDFKRAGVKVVNPFAG
- a CDS encoding sulfatase-like hydrolase/transferase; the encoded protein is MKKFFSLLIVFLCALNLQAAKRPNVVLVITDDQGYGDLSCHGNPVLKTPHLDKLHAQSVRLTDYHVAPTCSPTRAALITGHWTNRTG